In one window of Fusobacteria bacterium ZRK30 DNA:
- a CDS encoding IS256 family transposase — protein MAKRKRNDLSDGKKQIIAGLLSEYDIKTAEDIQEALKDLLGGTIKNIMEAEMEEHLGYERGQRSESLNSRSGYKNKKVRGHYGELNLSVPQDRESSFEPKIVPKRQKEISQIDEKIIAMYARGLTTNQISEQIEDIYGFEVSQSFVSNVTNKILPDIMEWQNRPLSTLYPIVFIDAVHFSVRDDKIIRKLAAYVVLGINQDGYKEVLGLYIGQNESSKYWLGILNELKNRGVKDILIMCADGLSGIKESISVAFPETEYQRCIVHQVRNTLKYVSYKDRKEYAKDLKGIYTAPSEERGYELMVEVTEKWNKSYPNSMKSWNSNWDVLTPIFKFSSEVRKVIYTTNAIESLNSTYKRLNRQRSVFPSDTALLKALYLATQIATKKWAFPLRNWGKVYGELSIMYADRVPE, from the coding sequence ATGGCAAAAAGAAAACGAAATGATTTATCTGATGGGAAAAAACAAATTATTGCTGGATTATTGAGTGAATATGATATTAAAACTGCTGAAGATATTCAAGAAGCTTTGAAAGATCTTTTAGGTGGAACTATCAAAAATATCATGGAAGCTGAAATGGAAGAACATTTAGGCTATGAAAGAGGTCAAAGAAGCGAGTCTTTAAATTCTAGAAGTGGGTATAAAAACAAAAAAGTTCGAGGGCACTATGGTGAGTTGAATTTATCTGTTCCTCAAGATCGTGAAAGTTCTTTTGAACCTAAAATTGTTCCAAAGAGACAAAAAGAAATATCACAAATTGATGAAAAAATCATTGCTATGTATGCGCGTGGCCTTACTACTAATCAAATCTCTGAACAAATTGAAGATATCTATGGGTTTGAAGTTAGTCAAAGTTTTGTTTCTAATGTTACAAACAAAATATTGCCTGATATTATGGAGTGGCAGAATAGACCCTTGAGTACTCTGTATCCTATTGTTTTTATCGATGCGGTTCACTTCTCTGTTAGAGATGATAAAATTATCAGAAAGTTAGCAGCCTATGTTGTCTTAGGGATAAATCAAGACGGCTATAAAGAGGTTTTAGGGCTATATATTGGACAGAATGAAAGTAGTAAATACTGGTTAGGTATTCTCAATGAGCTTAAAAATCGAGGGGTTAAGGACATCTTGATAATGTGCGCAGATGGACTATCCGGGATAAAAGAAAGCATCTCAGTTGCCTTTCCAGAGACAGAATATCAAAGATGTATTGTGCATCAAGTTAGAAATACTCTTAAATATGTATCGTATAAAGACAGAAAAGAATACGCGAAAGACCTCAAAGGAATCTATACAGCTCCTTCTGAAGAGAGAGGGTATGAATTAATGGTTGAAGTTACAGAGAAGTGGAATAAATCTTATCCTAACTCCATGAAGAGCTGGAACAGCAATTGGGATGTATTAACGCCAATTTTTAAATTTTCTTCAGAAGTAAGAAAGGTAATTTACACTACTAACGCAATAGAAAGCTTAAATAGTACTTACAAGCGCCTGAATCGTCAAAGAAGCGTTTTCCCTTCAGATACTGCTCTACTTAAAGCATTGTATCTAGCAACTCAAATAGCTACTAAAAAATGGGCATTTCCCCTTAGAAATTGGGGCAAGGTCTATGGTGAACTATCAATAATGTATGCTGATAGAGTTCCAGAATAA
- a CDS encoding transposase: MSIHRDRRNFTNEFKAQIVQLYLNGKRKCEITGEYDLSTSVLHTSVFDFRRDIRLGMKILEESRKTADRFKRLSGTIQKSL; this comes from the coding sequence TTGTCTATACATAGAGATAGACGTAACTTTACAAATGAGTTCAAAGCTCAGATTGTTCAGCTTTATCTTAATGGGAAGAGAAAATGTGAAATTACTGGAGAATATGATCTTTCAACTTCTGTTCTTCATACCTCAGTTTTTGATTTTAGAAGGGATATTAGATTAGGAATGAAAATTCTTGAAGAAAGTAGAAAAACTGCGGACAGATTTAAAAGATTATCGGGGACTATCCAAAAAAGTCTGTAA